TAGCTGCACTGCTCTGTACATTTACCTGCAGATGCTGGAGGGTCTGAGAGCAGCGAGGACACCCAGATCACTGGAGTGCTGTAAAAAAGGCATGCTGTTTTGCAAATTATTGCCTTCAGTTTCAGAAGCATCATGTGCTTCTATTCACATTCTTAAAAGCTGTGGTAGTCATCCAggctctgcaaaaaaaaaaaaaaaaaaaattactaactTGCAATCCATaggcttttttgtttcatttacttttgTTCAAACAGGTGTGTTACTTCAATCAAGTGACATCAGGAGTTACGCCTTACTTAGCTGCAAATCTTACTGGCTCATCAAAATCCATTGAAGACACTGCTTTGGAGTGTATAAAGTTCTTGGAGCTGGAAGACAGCAAGTGCTGAAGTCAAAAACAGATTTCTGAAGGGACATCTGAAGATTATCAAGCAGTTCTGGTTGAAATTCCTGCAAGGGTGTTGATCTCTCTTCTGTAGGTGACTTGCTTCAGATCATGTAGTCAGTATTTGGCTTCAGCCTGAAAATACCTGGTACAAGCATTTTCTATCAAACCAAGCTTAGGCCTTAGGCTCTAAATTCaatctgtaatttaaaaaagattaaGGAACAGATTCTGCTTTTGATTGCATTAatgaattttataaaaatggaGGCAGAACTTGGCTCAGTAGAGCTGTAGTTCATAAGATTATTTCACTATTTTAATGTTACATTAAACAGAGTGTCACCCAggctattttaaaataccatcCCTTGTAATCTGCAGAAACCAGTGCTACCAAGTAGCTTTGCCAGTGCTCTGACCTGGCCGTGCAGGTCCTCGCACACCATTATTTATAAACTAATTACAGCCCATGTAGACTGGTGTTTGCTGATGTCTGTACTTTATGTCGATTTACCTGTGACTCCCAATAAATTATTGTTTCTGAGCTTGCAGACTCACCGCAGATTTCAccccaggatttttgggggtgcAGAAGgctgccctgcagtgctggtgggTTCTGCAGGAGAGCCCCGAGTGCCAGGCTGGAGAAGCACACAGCAGGAACCCCTGGGTCCACTCCTCCCCAGCAAACACGGGGATGGCTCCAGGGCTGCGCCGAGGTGTGTCTGCCATGTGTGCTGCTCTGTCTGTGCCATCAGCATTTGGGTCCTGGCGAGGGCCTGGGGGTGAGCTGCAGCACGGCCACTCCGTGTCACCGCGGTGCCACCGCCGCCAGGATTTACAGAACCCACCAGCAGTTTGCACGTCCAGTGGAAAATGCAGCTGAgcccaatgggaagaaatgctggtgTCTGACTCCAGAAGGCTGAATggtttctttattataactatgctataatacattaatatactatttacaggagatactaaaactacaaacctacttttctaactaccgTTTCTAACTCACCCACAactctctgagagtccagccacaggtgggttggattggattggattggattggattggaatggattggattggattggattggattggattggattggattggattggattggattgggttgggttgggttggattggattggactggattgggttggattggattggattggattggattggattgggttgggttgggttgggttggattggattggattggattggattggattggattggctTGGaatggattggattggattggccaccaggctcaaacaatcctcaccagagtccaaccaagcaatcaccccagggaaacaattctccaagcacattccacatgggaaaaacaaggagcaggaatagaaattgttttctctttctttctctctgcgcatctctatgaaaaatcctgagagggagagaaatgtgctgccacgCACATTAGAAGCGTGGCAGAGGTGGCACCGAGCCCTGGGGGTGTCACCTCTCCGTGTCCCCTGGTCTGTGGCCCAATTTGGGCACAGTCCCACCTGCTGAGCCACACCACCGGGCTGTGTGCTTCACCGGGAATGCAGACAGACACAGCCCCTGGCCTCTGGCTCAGCTGCAAGGACCGCAGATCTGGATCAGCATTTCCTTCACGCGGCTAAAGCGCAGCACCTCGCTCTGGGAAGCCCCTTGCAGAGCACGGAAGCCACCAGGGTGGGGTGTGCCACCTCCCAGCCGAGGAGGGTGCAGCTCCCTGCcggcagcagctctctgcccGAGCCCTGCGTTGTGCAGGTGACggcagagcagccccgggcCGCACAGGTAACGCGGGATCCCAGCGCTGGTGAAGAGAGACCCCTAATGTCGGCTCTGGacacagccagcccagaggctgCCTGCACCCAGCGCTGTAAATTCATGGGTTTTTACACCTTCACAAGCAGCACCTTTTGCAGGTGCTTTCCAAAGCAGCCACGCACGCCTCCGTGGAACAGCAGTGGGTGCACCTAAGGAGTGGTTTTGTCCAGCAGGTACAGCTCAGAttgctctgcaggagctgcacaagCACTGCCTGCGCCAGTACCACCAGGACAGGCCAAGTCCACGGCCCCAGGGCTGCAAGAACACATTACAAAGCCAAGGAGCTGGGAAATTATCtaaaaagatgctttttaaaCAATATACTCAATTCATagaatagaaaggaaaatgcttcttAAGCTGGGATAAATGTCTGTTGCCAAAATGTCCACATGAAATGGATAGCTTTGAGCTGTTATCCAATAGTTAATTAAAACTCCATAATTAATCCTTGGTTTCATTCACATCCACTCCTCTTAcccatttaaaaatgtgctcTGATTAATACTAACTGAACATACACCCCCTATCTCAAGTCTTCACGGCAGCACCAAGAAATCTAAAATATGACCTCTAACCACTGAATTTTTTAgcaacattttattaaaaataattacctgTACAAATATAAAGTATCTCCACACAATTTAATTCCCTGCATTTGTTTTTGGCTGCAAAAAAAGGTATGTGAGGGGAGCTCAGGGATGCACTTCTCCAGTAATACTGGTGGATGCAGGAACTCTGTTTGGACTTgggtttcttaatttttctggttttgtttttttgttgttgttgttgttgtttttgttgggtttttcgtttgtggttttttttttgtttgtttgtttttttaacaaagaaaagttTACTCCCAGCTCACCAAGGCATGTAAACAGTACAGATTTTTgagcattttcttcaaaaaagaaGTGAATAAACTAAGAAAGTTTCTCACTTGCTCTCCAATTCCTTCGGGGTGTGTTTCAGCACAGGGTTTcagaggaaaggctggattCTGTCAGTGAACACACTGAAATGACCCAAATTGGTGTATGACCAACCAGGTTAATGGCTGACAATAGCAACTACAACCATCAGGAACTGCACCCCAAGCTCGGCAGCCCACAGGGCTGATCTGTACCTACACCACAAGACTGCTCAAGCTGGAACATATGGAGGAATAAGTTCATTATTCctaaaaggaaaaggcaaaaccaaaccagaatcCAGCAAGAACCTTTAGAAAACACCCACAATTCCTTTAATGACACAGCCATCTTGCCGTGCTCCCTTTGTTGCCAGCTTCACAGTGAGCCAGGCAAGTTTGGGAGGCAAACCAGGAAAATGAGGGGAGACGGAAAACCAACAGTTCCTCTGCAGCTTGCTTGATTTTCTGGATCCGCTCTCTGTCGTCAGCACTCGGGCGCAGCGGCGCAGGAGCAGAGTTTGAGAGCCAGGAGCTTTCAGAAAGTGACGACCTTGGGTCGCTTGGGCTGCGCTCTCTGCGGCGCCGGCGCGGCCGCGACGTCCTCGTGGTCCGCGCTCAGGCCGGGGGTCCAGCGCCCCACTGtcacctgctctgcagggacacaaaacacagcagtgccaggccagccctgccacctgcacagcctgggctctgcccagccaggcagcacacccagctctgcagcGGGGGAATGCCACGGTGCCCTAGCTCACAATATACAGACGTATTCATTCCACATCTTCAAGAGCTGTTGAAAACAGGAGGGGCgttgttttttccttatctcctgctAAATGCAGCCATCAATGCCGTGCCTCAGAGATAACTCCCTCAGAGATAACTCCCTCCGGAGCCATTTCTGTTTAATCTCGGCAGTCAAGGATCCACCCGCGACTCACAGAATGACAGCAGCCCAgtgtgagatgctctgcccagggtgGAGGAGCTGAGCATCCccacctggatataatctggggtttgggacagagcaggcagctctTTTCCACTGGATCCCCACAGGAACGGCCACCCTTACCCACTGGTTTGTTACCAGTTACCAGATTGCTTCCACAGGATCACCACTTCAACAAGACCATTTCATCTGGACTGCTACCACCACCCTAACTAGCAGGGTGTCAGGTTctattctgactctgtcagtggtttttcttttgtattattgcatgtattttgttttgttttgttttgttttttccccttttcctaataaattgtatttctgacttggagtctctcactggttttgctctCAAACCAGAACACACGGGAACCCACATCAGCCTCTGGACACTGAGGCTGGCCCGATCTGCCTGAGGAAACTGGAAGCTGTAGTGCCTTTGGCAGCTCTCCCCTGTCTTCCTGTACCTGAACATACTCTGCACAATGCTCACTTCATCTCCAACAATATCACAATTCTTGCCAGTGGTGTCACAGTTCCAATTAACTGCTTTTAACCAGCGGTGCTAGCTTTGAAAGTCCCTTGGGAAAATAAACATCACTCACAGTCCTCATTATGGATGTTAAACTTgccagaaaaaggcagaaaagaaatctACTTACAGGCTTCTTAAACATCAGTCACTCAAGTGGGCACAGTCTTGCTATTTGCAGATGAGTTTGGGGAAATTTCAGAGTCTTTTGGTGTCATAAATTTCTGTCATACCAATTCAGACTGAATCTGACCCATTCTAAAGTGGCAAAGCAGCACACACCTAGAATCCTACATATGGTCTCAGACCTAAAAATATCATATATGTAGGATCAGATATAgcccatatatatatatatatgtatatttctTACATAAATTTCACCAAAGTGGCTTATTATTAAGTGGCACATTAACTAAGTGTCACAGAAACAAAGTAGAAAAATGCCCAAGTGTGTCACCACTCCAGGAACAGGATCATTCTTCAAACCCTTTTCTGATGCTTTGCCTCCTGTAGCACAGTGGGGGCTCGGGGtatctaaattaatttttctaccCACATGGAAAGCTGAGGAACACATAAGGAAACAGTTCATTAGCTGTGAATCCAGCTGGACAGATCTTTGTCCCTGTCCTGGGTGCCTGACACACCTGTCTGCACCCACCACCACCCTGCACCGGGCACTGGGTTCAGATCCACCACTCCACACTGAAAtctgcaaaaagcagcagccagtTCTGCTGTACAGCTGCCAGACTGTGAACAGCAGCACAATTattggccaaaaaaaaaaaaaaaacccagattattTCATATGGCTTTCAGATACACACAAGATgaatttccctttaaaaaaatataattatcttAGTTTTGCAGTGCAACTTAGTGCCTCCTCCACACCCTCCCTGAGTGTCCCAGCAAAAggtcagctctgctgcttccaagcTCTCTTCCCACAGCCTTTTCCCTGACCACAGCCGTGTGGAGCAGTAGCTGAACCCTGCTGGacccacagccaccccacagccctgcagctcacCTGCGTTCTGCTTCTCCGGGCAGTCTTTTTTGAAGTGCTCCACAGAGCCACAGAGTTTGCAGCCCCCACCTGTTCAACAACAGAAAGTTGTTACTCATCtgaggggtgggggaaaaaacaccacaaaaaacacccaagaAAACAACCTTCCTGTGTctgtgaggggctgagctgtTTGAGATCGCACTGTGCTGTACAGCACCACACAGCACAAACTCCAGCCACTGCTTACTGGGTATTTCTGATTTGCTGGAAGCTCTCTTTTTGAGAAACAGGCTGAAATCTGCTGAAATCCATACTGAAAAGGAACTCACAAAATTGACAGGGGCTCCTGAGAGGCAGGTAATCCAGCTGCAGGTACTGAGATGTGAAATTCTACACAATACAGAATTCCCCAATACAAACACTTGAGAGCGAGGTGATTTTTGTTCCACTTCAGCTGTGCTGCAAGATCACCCTCTGGAGTTTGCCAAGACCCCACGTTTCTGCTGGGAAACACCATGCTGGCTGTTGGAGCCAGTGGAGGAGTGAAGCTTTCAAAGTTAGAACCCATTTCTCATTGAAGTCACTCAGATTTAAGATGCCCCAAAACACAGGGAAAGCCTCTGTTCTGCCACCTCCCAGAATTTTAAGCTACTGTGTGAGAATGTTCCTACAACCTACTTGGGTGCATGTAAATACACACTGCCTACATTCACACAGGATTTTTTGCTCCTTTGTGCATGTCCTGATGCTGAGGCACAAGCAGAGTCTCACACTTTGCACCTCATCCTGTCACTTAATACTAAACCTACACCTAGAACAGAAATCCCCAGGTAATTTATTTGACAATGGATTCCCCAGAATTACCCTGCTTTTACTGAAAGATACACAGGAATTCCTTTTAGCCACACTCTCATTCTCTTGCAGTGTTATTTTGTTCTGTATCAGACAGGAAGGACACAGAAATTTAGTTTTACTGAATTTAGTGACTCAGGACACTCACCTTCGGCATACAACCCCTTGGGATTATCCGGACACGACCTTGACAGATGCCCCATCTCACCACAGATGAAACACTTTGCATATGGAAATGGCCCTGCAAAATTCCACAGGGTTTATGGTCCACATCAAAACCTTTGTGAACTCACAGACCCAACACACTGCAATGACAATATTTTAACCACTTCATGCTGTAAATTACTGTCAGGTTCCCCGCTGTCATGCTGCAAAAGTTAAATTTCTGACACACAAAGCTTCAGGGTCAGCAGTCAAGACAATTCAGACCCAAGCACTTCACAAGAGTACCAGTTCCTGAGACCCACCAGCAGCTGGATCCACCTTGGCTCTGCATTTGCTGAGGTCATGCTCCGTGGATCCGCAGCGGTAgcaaatccctgtccccatgtcttggctctccagcactgcaggacaATCAGCCACGCCGTGGCCAGGTTCTCTGCAGTGGAAACACACcttggaagaggaaaacacagtGATGAATTCATGAGTGGCACCCAAAACCTGGAAATCCCAGCCTCACGGGGGCTAAAGAGTAAACACTATTTTGTCCCCCAGGAAAAAGCAGCCAGGAAGAGACTTTGTGCTCTGCCATCAAACTGTGCTCTGTGCCATCAAACCACAAAACATGGGCACTTTTCTCCTTCAACCAGCAAAACACAGTTTGATGAATCACACACAGAAACTACCTGAATTTAGTTTCACCCAGGAACCAAGAGGGGCTGGGGACTCCTCAAAGGGGCAGGGGGAACAGTGCTGAGCCAGGAGAGCCAGGCTAACGGCTACTGCTGGAGCTGAAAGCCACCTTTTGTTCCAAACTTCACGTCTTTCACCTGAAACACGCTGTGCCTGTTGGCAGGGGAGGGCCGAGCTCTTGCtgagccccacagcagcaccaccacagggacagagctgtgcaTCCCACGTGGGGTTCTCTTTGAAAAACGCTGTGGGAAAATGAACGGGGTGGGGGGGTGAAAGGGGGAAATTTCAGGGGGAAATTTCAGGGGGAAAtgcagtggctgctcctgggatgGGACCCCACACGCACACACCACAACCCAGGCAGCACTAACAGGAGGGTGGAGTGAGGAAGGcagcccacagctctgccaaaatccctgcagaggaaggaagcTGGTGGTGCCTTGCAGCTGATCAgccacacagcagctgaaagccAAGGGGAGTTAAAGGAGGATGCTCTGTTGGACCAGCAGCTGTGGTGAAATCCCTGTCTTCGGACTGAGCACATCCC
This sequence is a window from Vidua chalybeata isolate OUT-0048 chromosome Z, bVidCha1 merged haplotype, whole genome shotgun sequence. Protein-coding genes within it:
- the ZCCHC9 gene encoding zinc finger CCHC domain-containing protein 9 isoform X1; the encoded protein is MTRWARRSAPPGARALPATPWEQLAPSGPEPPRAARSGRRKKKKKEYENQDVNGFAAHRGEEEEEEEKEEEARRKDRRRESRRLRRQERKKNAMVCFHCREPGHGVADCPAVLESQDMGTGICYRCGSTEHDLSKCRAKVDPAAGPFPYAKCFICGEMGHLSRSCPDNPKGLYAEGGGCKLCGSVEHFKKDCPEKQNAGDSGALDPRPERGPRGRRGRAGAAESAAQATQGRHFLKAPGSQTLLLRRCARVLTTESGSRKSSKLQRNCWFSVSPHFPGLPPKLAWLTVKLATKGARQDGCVIKGIVGVF
- the ZCCHC9 gene encoding zinc finger CCHC domain-containing protein 9 isoform X2; this translates as MTRWARRSAPPGARALPATPWEQLAPSGPEPPRAARSGRRKKKKKEYENQDVNGFAAHRGEEEEEEEKEEEARRKDRRRESRRLRRQERKKNAMVCFHCREPGHGVADCPAVLESQDMGTGICYRCGSTEHDLSKCRAKVDPAAGPFPYAKCFICGEMGHLSRSCPDNPKGLYAEGGGCKLCGSVEHFKKDCPEKQNAEQVTVGRWTPGLSADHEDVAAAPAPQRAQPKRPKVVTF